A DNA window from Halomicrobium mukohataei DSM 12286 contains the following coding sequences:
- the serS gene encoding serine--tRNA ligase, protein MLSRQFVRENAEMVREAIEQKGVTGVDLDEILRIDAEWRELKAEGDDLRHQRNEVSSEIGEYKREGEEEKAQDAIERSSELKAELQRVEDRADELEAKLEARLLEIPNVPHESVPVGEGEDDNVERYREGFDDLRTLPEDVVPHYELGERLDILDFERGAKVSGGGFQFVKGEGARLEYALIQFMLDVHREQEYIDVFPPLPVNSESMRGTGQLPKFAEDAYRIEARQDDEYDDDDLWLLPTAEVPVTNMYRDEILLDDDLPIKHQAFSPNFRREAGEHGTETRGYVRVHQFNKVELVNFVRPENSYERLEGLLSEAEEVLDRLDLPYRVLDMCTGDMGFTQAKKYDIEVWAPGDDMDDGPEEGGRWLEVSSISNFEDFQARRAGIHYRPERHESAEYLHTLNGSGVAVPRVMVAIMEYYQNDDGTITVPEPLRPYMGGQEVIEGHEPVGESAVGEGDGDD, encoded by the coding sequence ATGTTGAGCAGACAGTTCGTCCGTGAGAACGCCGAGATGGTCCGAGAGGCCATCGAGCAGAAGGGCGTCACGGGCGTCGACCTCGACGAGATCCTGCGGATCGACGCGGAGTGGCGCGAGCTGAAGGCGGAGGGCGACGACCTGCGCCACCAGCGCAACGAGGTCTCCAGCGAGATCGGCGAGTACAAGCGCGAGGGCGAGGAGGAGAAGGCCCAGGACGCCATCGAGCGCTCGAGCGAGCTGAAAGCGGAGCTCCAGCGCGTCGAGGACCGCGCCGACGAACTCGAAGCGAAGCTGGAGGCGCGCCTGCTGGAGATCCCCAACGTCCCTCACGAGTCGGTGCCGGTCGGCGAGGGCGAGGACGACAACGTCGAGCGCTACCGCGAGGGGTTCGACGACCTGCGGACCCTGCCCGAGGACGTGGTCCCTCACTACGAGCTGGGCGAGCGACTCGACATTCTGGACTTCGAGCGCGGCGCGAAGGTTTCGGGCGGCGGCTTCCAGTTCGTCAAGGGCGAGGGCGCACGGCTGGAGTACGCGCTGATCCAGTTCATGCTCGACGTACACCGCGAGCAGGAGTACATCGACGTGTTCCCGCCGCTGCCGGTCAACAGCGAGTCGATGCGTGGGACCGGCCAGCTGCCGAAGTTCGCCGAGGACGCCTACCGCATCGAAGCCCGACAGGACGACGAGTACGACGACGACGACCTGTGGCTGCTCCCGACCGCGGAGGTGCCGGTGACCAACATGTACCGCGATGAGATCCTGCTGGACGACGACCTCCCGATCAAACACCAGGCGTTCTCGCCGAACTTCCGGCGCGAGGCCGGCGAACACGGGACCGAGACCCGCGGGTACGTCCGCGTCCACCAGTTCAACAAGGTCGAACTCGTGAACTTCGTCCGGCCGGAGAACAGCTACGAGCGTCTCGAAGGACTGCTCTCCGAGGCCGAGGAAGTGCTCGACCGCCTGGACCTGCCCTACCGCGTGCTGGACATGTGTACCGGCGACATGGGGTTCACCCAGGCCAAGAAGTACGACATCGAGGTGTGGGCACCCGGCGACGACATGGACGACGGCCCCGAGGAGGGCGGGCGCTGGCTGGAGGTGTCCTCGATCTCGAACTTCGAGGACTTTCAGGCCCGGCGCGCGGGCATCCACTACCGGCCCGAGCGCCACGAATCGGCGGAGTACCTCCACACGCTCAACGGCAGCGGCGTCGCCGTCCCGCGGGTGATGGTCGCAATCATGGAGTACTACCAGAACGACGACGGCACGATCACCGTCCCCGAACCGCTCCGGCCGTACATGGGCGGTCAGGAAGTCATCGAAGGCCACGAGCCCGTCGGGGAGAGCGCCGTCGGCGAAGGCGACGGCGACGACTGA
- a CDS encoding Lrp/AsnC family transcriptional regulator, with the protein MTLEGLDELDKKIIHELQTDARHTSSGTIADAADVSASTVRNRIQRLEQQGLISGYHADVEYESAGYQLYTLIICTAPVPRREELAEAALEVPGVVRVTEVMTGEENVHVSVVGADGDDLSRIGRDLDELGLEVADEDLIRNEHVDAFDGFDADCEDRS; encoded by the coding sequence ATGACGCTCGAAGGACTCGACGAGCTGGACAAAAAGATCATCCACGAACTACAGACCGACGCGCGTCACACGTCTTCCGGAACGATCGCCGACGCGGCCGACGTCTCGGCCAGCACGGTCCGAAACAGGATCCAGCGACTGGAACAACAGGGCCTCATCAGCGGGTACCACGCCGACGTGGAGTACGAGAGCGCCGGCTACCAGCTGTACACGCTGATCATCTGTACCGCGCCGGTCCCCCGGCGAGAGGAGCTGGCCGAAGCGGCCCTGGAAGTGCCGGGCGTCGTTCGCGTGACGGAGGTCATGACCGGCGAGGAGAACGTCCACGTCAGCGTCGTCGGGGCGGACGGCGACGATCTCAGCCGCATCGGCCGGGACCTCGACGAACTCGGGCTGGAAGTCGCCGACGAGGACCTCATCCGAAACGAACACGTGGACGCGTTCGACGGGTTCGACGCCGACTGTGAGGACAGGTCGTAA
- a CDS encoding amino acid transporter produces MKQLERDLGLPTVLAISVGAMIGSGIFILPALALKTAGPSVVLAYLLAGILVVPAALSKSEMATAMPEAGGTYLYIERGMGPLFGTVAGVGTWFSLAFKGGLALVGGVPYLLILFDLPVKPVALGLAAVLILVNLLGAKQTGRLQVAIVVVMLAALSWFVVGSGGSVQQANFQPFYADGLSGLLAATGLVFVSYAGVTKVASVAEEVENPDRNIPLGILGSLAFTTLLYVLIVAIIVGVTDAGVVAGSATPVAEAAAATLGEWGVWAVVLAAILALISTANAGILSSSRYPFAMARDGLVPTSLAEVSERFGTPSLSISLTGIVLLALIAFVPVLEIAKLASAFQILVFVLINVAIVAFREGEGDYEPSFESPLYPWMQVAGVLSGTVLLTQMGPVAIVGAVVITVGSVLWYVLYARPNVERQGAAADAVGQGIGDALIDETESAMENAPYEVLVAITREMDREREAALLRIAADLVRPHDGRVVAVWFEEVPDQMDLETASETQSPADVQFEEQTDDLADDLNVAVDAGEIVSHDTKHAIVNFARHRGVDAIVAEHEHRRLRSRLLGDPVDWVVDHAPCDVLLVDNRGYDRPERIAVEDDGGPFHPNTVAITDTLAAENGGRVVFSAGEGSENGPGVTYREQLADLLSVPVSEGGTETAQTRPDMRIRRGADHRLRGSLFDRRPDGPADSTEITVHAHESEQPGLLRRLFERIVF; encoded by the coding sequence ATGAAACAGCTGGAACGGGACCTCGGACTCCCGACCGTCCTGGCGATCAGCGTCGGCGCGATGATCGGCAGCGGGATCTTCATTCTCCCGGCGCTGGCGCTCAAGACGGCCGGTCCCTCGGTCGTGCTCGCCTACCTGCTCGCGGGGATCCTCGTCGTGCCGGCGGCGCTGTCGAAGTCGGAGATGGCGACGGCGATGCCAGAGGCCGGCGGGACCTACCTCTACATCGAGCGCGGGATGGGGCCGCTGTTCGGAACGGTCGCGGGCGTCGGCACGTGGTTCTCGCTGGCGTTCAAGGGCGGGCTCGCGCTGGTCGGCGGCGTCCCCTACCTCCTGATCCTGTTCGACCTCCCAGTCAAGCCCGTCGCGCTGGGGCTCGCGGCAGTCCTGATCCTGGTGAACCTCCTCGGAGCGAAACAGACCGGCCGCCTGCAGGTCGCGATCGTCGTGGTGATGCTGGCGGCACTGTCGTGGTTCGTCGTCGGCAGCGGAGGGAGCGTCCAGCAGGCCAACTTCCAGCCGTTCTACGCCGACGGACTGTCCGGTCTGCTGGCCGCGACGGGGCTGGTGTTCGTCTCCTACGCTGGCGTCACAAAGGTCGCCAGCGTCGCCGAGGAAGTCGAGAACCCGGACCGAAACATTCCGCTCGGCATCCTGGGTTCGCTGGCGTTCACGACGCTGCTGTACGTCCTGATCGTGGCGATCATCGTCGGCGTCACCGACGCGGGCGTGGTCGCCGGCTCGGCCACGCCGGTCGCCGAGGCCGCGGCAGCGACGCTCGGTGAGTGGGGGGTCTGGGCCGTGGTGCTGGCGGCGATCCTCGCGCTGATCTCGACGGCCAACGCCGGCATCCTCTCGTCGTCTCGGTACCCCTTCGCGATGGCCCGTGACGGCCTCGTACCGACCTCGCTGGCGGAGGTCAGCGAGCGCTTTGGTACGCCGTCGCTGTCGATCTCGCTGACCGGGATCGTCCTGCTGGCCCTGATCGCGTTCGTCCCGGTCCTCGAGATCGCGAAGCTGGCGAGCGCGTTCCAGATCCTCGTGTTCGTCCTGATCAACGTCGCGATCGTGGCCTTCCGCGAGGGCGAGGGCGACTACGAGCCGAGCTTCGAGTCGCCGCTGTACCCCTGGATGCAGGTCGCTGGCGTGCTCAGCGGCACCGTGTTGCTCACCCAGATGGGACCGGTCGCGATCGTCGGAGCCGTCGTCATCACCGTGGGGAGCGTGCTCTGGTACGTCCTCTACGCCCGGCCCAACGTCGAGCGACAGGGTGCCGCGGCCGACGCGGTCGGGCAGGGGATCGGCGACGCGCTCATCGACGAGACCGAGTCCGCGATGGAGAACGCGCCCTACGAGGTACTGGTCGCGATCACCCGAGAGATGGACCGCGAGCGCGAGGCCGCACTACTGCGGATCGCCGCCGACCTCGTGCGGCCACACGACGGCCGCGTCGTCGCCGTCTGGTTCGAGGAGGTGCCCGACCAGATGGACCTCGAAACGGCCTCCGAGACGCAGTCGCCGGCAGACGTGCAGTTCGAAGAACAGACCGACGACCTCGCTGACGACCTGAACGTCGCCGTCGACGCGGGCGAGATCGTCAGCCACGACACGAAACACGCGATCGTCAACTTCGCGCGCCACCGCGGCGTCGACGCGATCGTCGCGGAGCACGAACACCGGCGGCTCCGCTCGCGCCTGCTCGGTGATCCGGTCGACTGGGTCGTCGACCACGCGCCCTGTGACGTGTTGCTGGTGGACAACAGGGGATACGACCGACCGGAGCGCATCGCGGTCGAGGACGACGGCGGCCCCTTCCACCCCAACACCGTCGCGATCACGGACACGCTGGCCGCCGAGAACGGCGGTCGCGTCGTCTTCAGCGCAGGGGAGGGAAGCGAGAACGGCCCCGGTGTCACGTACCGAGAACAGCTGGCTGACCTGCTCTCGGTCCCGGTCTCGGAGGGCGGCACGGAGACCGCCCAGACCAGACCGGACATGCGGATCCGCCGGGGTGCCGATCATCGACTCCGGGGCTCGCTGTTCGACCGGCGACCCGACGGACCCGCCGACAGCACCGAGATCACGGTCCACGCCCACGAGTCCGAACAGCCGGGGCTGCTACGGCGACTGTTCGAGCGCATCGTGTTCTGA
- a CDS encoding nuclear transport factor 2 family protein, with protein MDRVATARAYYRALDEHDYDLLSDVLAPDFVHDRPDRTIEGRERFVRFMREERPQTDTSHPIATIYTGASTVAVEGRLLNSDGAEITQFVDVFAFEDGVIGRIRTHTPEP; from the coding sequence ATGGATCGGGTGGCGACGGCACGCGCGTACTACCGGGCACTGGACGAGCACGACTACGACCTGCTTTCGGACGTACTCGCCCCTGATTTCGTCCACGACAGGCCCGACCGGACGATCGAGGGCCGCGAGCGGTTCGTCCGATTCATGCGCGAGGAGCGCCCCCAGACCGACACCAGCCACCCGATAGCGACGATCTACACGGGTGCGTCGACCGTCGCGGTCGAAGGACGGCTTCTGAACAGTGACGGAGCGGAGATCACGCAGTTCGTCGACGTGTTCGCGTTCGAGGACGGCGTGATCGGCCGGATCAGGACTCACACGCCAGAGCCCTGA
- a CDS encoding redoxin domain-containing protein — translation MISEGDEAPRFELPAVVDGEHRRVALDEYLGEDVVILAFYPGDFNPACDEESDLDELDLFTMQKDVSVLGISADTLYSHAAFAEAYDLHVPLLSDTRREVAREYGVTFEDAVGQALIERAVFVVDHDGVVRYAWSTQSPLALPDVDAIKDTIGDTGGDDTAFARYRVGHAHYTEGRRAFTSAMGSYQDSEWMLAQSDFGRAQEAFEEAADHFDSAVRFVDDADLSTYYERAEEKATALWQAAEWLSESASEYSSGAGAAGQRLRDDAERPLETARDIGEPIDPDDWPPDLDADDAQSILPQDDDAEVELAIDIDEAATGGPEADAPSLDDTPAGERSSDEAGGEEEIDDDELQEIEAELTANQPDDPTGGDLEETPTSMVDAPPDADDGDAGGDDDPAELQADLETGQSAGEGSRADGPDEERADSTPDTPSLDPDEADVPPPGSGSLEPGGGSGDGAALDDDDGGASLDDGPDQRDHLDETDELDEPDGASDEDMAAIPTEEELAEDDADDDGERY, via the coding sequence GTGATTTCCGAGGGCGACGAAGCGCCGCGGTTCGAGCTGCCGGCCGTCGTCGACGGCGAACACCGGCGGGTAGCGCTCGACGAGTACCTCGGCGAGGACGTGGTCATCCTCGCGTTCTATCCCGGCGACTTCAACCCGGCCTGTGACGAGGAGTCGGACCTGGACGAACTCGACCTGTTCACGATGCAGAAAGACGTGAGCGTGCTGGGAATCAGCGCGGACACGCTGTACAGCCACGCCGCCTTCGCCGAGGCGTACGACCTGCACGTCCCGCTGCTGTCGGACACGCGCCGCGAGGTCGCCAGAGAGTACGGCGTCACCTTCGAGGACGCCGTCGGCCAGGCCCTGATCGAACGGGCGGTGTTCGTCGTCGACCACGACGGCGTCGTCCGGTACGCCTGGTCGACACAGAGCCCGCTGGCCCTGCCCGACGTGGACGCCATCAAGGACACGATCGGCGACACCGGCGGTGACGACACCGCGTTCGCCCGCTATCGCGTCGGTCACGCCCACTACACCGAAGGACGGCGAGCGTTCACGAGCGCCATGGGGTCCTACCAGGACTCGGAGTGGATGCTCGCTCAGTCTGACTTCGGGCGGGCACAGGAGGCCTTCGAGGAGGCCGCCGACCACTTCGACAGCGCCGTTCGGTTCGTCGACGACGCGGACCTGTCGACGTACTACGAGCGCGCCGAGGAGAAGGCGACCGCGCTCTGGCAGGCCGCAGAGTGGCTCTCGGAGTCGGCCAGCGAGTACTCCAGCGGTGCCGGCGCGGCGGGCCAGCGGCTCCGGGACGACGCCGAGCGACCGCTGGAGACCGCCCGCGACATCGGCGAACCGATCGATCCCGACGACTGGCCGCCGGACCTCGACGCCGACGACGCCCAGAGCATCCTCCCGCAGGACGACGACGCGGAGGTCGAGCTGGCGATCGACATCGACGAGGCCGCGACCGGCGGCCCGGAGGCCGACGCGCCGTCGCTCGACGACACTCCGGCTGGCGAGAGGTCGAGCGACGAGGCCGGCGGCGAGGAGGAGATCGACGACGACGAACTCCAGGAGATCGAGGCGGAGCTGACCGCCAACCAGCCCGACGACCCGACCGGTGGGGACCTGGAGGAGACGCCGACGAGCATGGTCGACGCACCCCCGGACGCCGACGACGGTGACGCCGGGGGCGACGACGATCCGGCCGAACTCCAAGCGGACCTGGAGACGGGCCAGTCGGCAGGGGAGGGCTCGCGGGCGGACGGCCCGGACGAGGAGCGAGCGGACTCTACGCCCGACACGCCCTCGCTCGACCCGGACGAGGCGGACGTTCCGCCGCCGGGATCGGGCTCGCTGGAACCCGGCGGGGGATCGGGCGACGGGGCCGCACTCGACGATGACGACGGGGGAGCGTCGCTCGACGACGGTCCGGACCAACGGGACCACCTCGACGAGACGGACGAACTCGACGAACCGGACGGGGCCAGCGACGAGGACATGGCCGCGATCCCGACCGAGGAGGAACTCGCCGAGGACGACGCGGACGACGACGGCGAGCGGTACTGA
- a CDS encoding DUF367 family protein, translating into MELHVRYEGDDDPDKCSARRLAQFDETELHRATRSTPPGIVLNPFADQALSPADRAGSGSRTDRVVALDCSWETAEREAFDLEGLHRSLPFLVAGNPVNYGTAFQLNTVEAFAGALCILGERDHAERLLEHFSWGHTFLELNEEPLERYAACADSSEVVAVQDDYLAEE; encoded by the coding sequence GTGGAACTACACGTCCGGTACGAGGGCGACGACGATCCCGACAAGTGCAGCGCCCGACGGCTCGCACAGTTCGACGAGACCGAGTTGCACCGCGCGACCCGGTCGACGCCGCCGGGGATCGTGCTGAACCCCTTCGCCGACCAGGCCCTCTCACCCGCGGATCGGGCGGGCTCCGGCTCTCGCACCGACCGAGTGGTGGCACTGGACTGCTCGTGGGAGACCGCCGAGCGGGAGGCGTTCGACCTCGAAGGGCTCCACCGGTCGCTGCCGTTCCTCGTTGCCGGCAACCCGGTCAACTACGGCACCGCCTTCCAGCTCAACACGGTCGAAGCCTTCGCGGGGGCGCTCTGTATCCTCGGCGAGCGCGACCACGCCGAGCGGTTGCTCGAACACTTCAGCTGGGGCCACACCTTCCTCGAACTCAACGAGGAGCCACTGGAGCGGTACGCCGCGTGTGCGGATTCGAGCGAGGTCGTCGCCGTCCAGGACGACTACCTGGCCGAGGAGTGA
- a CDS encoding enolase-like domain-containing protein — MYERVADLDLTVDEYELADRRRDTSSGFTRRTTTVALHGDGEVGRGEDVTYEPEDHDSMHALTADLAGEYTLDSFSDRLDEIDLWPEPPTRDAARHYRRWAFESASLDLALKQAGRTLGDALDRTYDPVRFVVSTRLSEDGDGRPTTDRVEAWLDIDPDIEFKLDPTLDWDTALIEGLAATDAVRVVDLKAYYEGTDVDTPVDAEFYRRVAEGLPDAVVEDAAITDETRPVFEGCEERLSWDYPITGIASIEALPVEPSWLNCKPSRFGTVESLLESIAYCEQRGIELYGGGQFELGVGRGQIQALASLCYPGAPNDVAPGEYNAPEPQAGLPSSPLEPTARRGFGW, encoded by the coding sequence ATGTACGAGCGGGTCGCCGACCTGGATCTGACCGTCGACGAGTACGAGCTGGCCGATCGTCGCCGCGACACCTCCAGTGGGTTCACGCGCCGAACGACGACGGTCGCGCTCCACGGCGACGGCGAGGTCGGGCGCGGGGAGGACGTGACCTACGAGCCCGAGGATCACGACTCCATGCACGCGCTCACGGCCGATCTGGCCGGCGAGTACACGCTGGATTCGTTCTCCGACCGGCTGGACGAGATCGATCTGTGGCCCGAGCCGCCGACGCGAGACGCCGCCCGTCACTACCGGCGCTGGGCCTTCGAGAGCGCGTCGCTCGACCTGGCGCTGAAACAGGCCGGCCGGACGCTCGGGGACGCGCTCGATCGGACGTACGATCCCGTCCGATTCGTGGTCTCGACGCGCCTGAGCGAGGACGGCGACGGACGGCCGACGACCGACCGCGTCGAGGCGTGGCTCGACATCGACCCCGACATCGAGTTCAAGCTCGACCCCACGCTCGACTGGGACACCGCGCTGATCGAGGGGCTCGCGGCGACCGACGCGGTCCGCGTCGTCGACCTGAAGGCCTACTACGAGGGGACCGACGTGGACACGCCGGTCGACGCCGAGTTCTATCGGCGCGTCGCCGAGGGGCTGCCCGACGCCGTCGTCGAGGACGCCGCGATCACCGACGAGACGCGACCGGTGTTCGAGGGCTGCGAGGAGCGGCTGAGCTGGGACTACCCGATCACGGGCATCGCCAGCATCGAGGCGCTGCCCGTCGAACCGTCGTGGCTCAACTGCAAGCCCTCCCGCTTTGGTACCGTCGAGTCGCTGCTGGAGTCGATCGCCTACTGCGAGCAACGCGGCATCGAGCTGTACGGCGGCGGACAGTTCGAACTCGGCGTCGGCCGCGGGCAGATCCAGGCGCTGGCGTCGCTGTGCTACCCAGGGGCACCAAACGACGTGGCCCCGGGCGAGTACAACGCACCCGAGCCACAGGCGGGGCTCCCGTCGAGCCCGCTCGAACCGACGGCGCGTCGCGGCTTCGGCTGGTGA
- a CDS encoding matrixin family metalloprotease, translating to MSRTAATVVVVVLVTLAGCSGLLVPEDAAPTVSETETPTAVESQTATPTATETETPASTPTATPSPTETATPSPTETATQTPDDTLSSDNPWGQEVVPVRINDSADDGRNTTALTLRTIDYWNANIERYTDFEYRFALAEDPDDARVEVQFRESIDRCDDRETNVAGCAAYLHEGTRARDLEVAAVESRGSNSGVLATTRHEFGHLVGLNHSDEPLDLMAQRYEGDIRDATDRAFPWYGDTLNVAVEPDTIDGDPTVVREQVRHAVEYYDDGADGTVPTNVSVVVSDDPDFAEVVVTNDSERGCTVTDGSGGIRSVRNLDTDERAELYTRMVVCVGPVGEDAVGWHTGYWLGTAFGLESGERAAVFQDASYSEIRSEWWE from the coding sequence ATGTCGCGTACAGCTGCCACCGTGGTCGTGGTCGTCCTCGTGACCCTCGCGGGCTGTAGCGGGCTGCTGGTCCCGGAGGACGCCGCGCCGACGGTGAGCGAGACGGAAACGCCGACCGCCGTCGAGTCCCAGACCGCCACGCCGACCGCAACCGAGACGGAGACGCCCGCTTCGACGCCGACAGCCACCCCATCGCCGACAGAGACGGCCACTCCATCGCCGACAGAGACGGCCACGCAAACGCCGGACGACACGCTCTCGTCGGACAACCCGTGGGGCCAGGAAGTCGTCCCGGTCCGGATCAACGACAGCGCCGACGACGGACGCAACACCACCGCGCTCACGCTCCGGACGATCGACTACTGGAACGCCAACATCGAGCGCTACACCGACTTCGAGTACCGCTTCGCGCTGGCCGAGGACCCCGACGACGCACGCGTCGAGGTCCAGTTCAGGGAGTCGATCGATCGCTGTGACGATCGGGAGACCAACGTCGCGGGCTGTGCGGCGTACCTCCACGAGGGGACGAGGGCCAGAGACCTCGAAGTCGCCGCCGTCGAGAGCCGGGGCTCGAACTCGGGGGTCCTGGCGACGACGCGCCACGAGTTCGGCCACCTCGTCGGCCTGAACCACAGCGACGAGCCCCTGGACCTGATGGCACAGCGCTACGAGGGCGACATCCGCGACGCCACCGACCGGGCGTTCCCGTGGTACGGTGACACCCTCAACGTCGCGGTCGAGCCCGACACCATCGACGGGGACCCGACGGTGGTCCGCGAGCAGGTCCGCCACGCCGTCGAGTACTACGACGACGGAGCCGACGGGACCGTGCCGACGAACGTCAGCGTCGTCGTGAGCGACGACCCCGACTTTGCCGAGGTCGTCGTCACCAACGACAGCGAGCGGGGCTGTACGGTCACCGACGGATCGGGCGGCATCCGCTCGGTCCGGAACCTCGACACCGACGAGCGCGCGGAGCTGTACACCCGAATGGTCGTCTGCGTCGGTCCCGTCGGCGAGGACGCCGTCGGCTGGCACACCGGCTACTGGCTCGGGACGGCGTTCGGGCTGGAGAGCGGCGAGCGCGCCGCGGTGTTCCAGGACGCCAGTTACAGCGAGATCAGGAGCGAGTGGTGGGAGTAG
- the hisG gene encoding ATP phosphoribosyltransferase, with protein MRIAVPNKGRLHDPSVDLLERAGLHVVDGADRQLYAETVDPDVTILYARAADIPEYVADGAADVGITGLDQVREAGPDNLTELLDLDFGSCRLVLAAPEDDAVETVYDFEGGRVATEFPNVTRRYFEEMDVDVSITEVSGATELTPHVDIADGIVDITSTGTTLRMNRLEIVDEVLDSSVRLFAREEVADDQKVGQVETALASVISAEGKRYLMMNAPEEALDDVKDVLPGMGGPTVMDIAGSDDVAVHAVVDDADVFETITALKDVGASDVLVTEIERLVE; from the coding sequence ATGCGCATCGCCGTCCCCAACAAGGGCCGTCTGCACGATCCGTCGGTCGACCTGCTGGAACGGGCGGGGCTCCACGTCGTCGACGGAGCCGACCGTCAGCTCTACGCCGAGACGGTCGATCCCGACGTGACGATTCTCTACGCCCGCGCCGCCGACATCCCCGAGTACGTCGCCGACGGCGCGGCCGACGTGGGCATCACCGGACTCGACCAGGTCCGAGAGGCCGGTCCCGACAACCTCACCGAGCTGCTCGATCTGGACTTCGGCTCGTGTCGGCTGGTGCTTGCCGCGCCCGAAGACGACGCCGTCGAGACGGTGTACGACTTCGAGGGGGGTCGCGTCGCCACGGAGTTCCCCAACGTCACGCGCCGGTACTTCGAGGAGATGGACGTGGACGTTTCGATCACGGAGGTCTCGGGTGCGACCGAGCTCACGCCCCACGTCGACATCGCCGACGGCATCGTCGACATCACCTCGACGGGGACGACCCTGCGGATGAACCGTCTGGAGATCGTCGACGAGGTGCTGGACTCGTCGGTCCGCCTGTTCGCCCGCGAGGAGGTCGCCGACGACCAGAAGGTCGGCCAGGTCGAGACCGCCCTCGCGTCGGTCATCTCCGCTGAGGGCAAGCGCTACCTCATGATGAACGCTCCCGAGGAGGCCCTGGACGACGTGAAGGACGTCCTGCCCGGCATGGGCGGGCCGACGGTGATGGACATCGCCGGCAGCGACGACGTGGCCGTCCACGCCGTCGTCGACGACGCCGACGTGTTCGAGACGATCACCGCGCTCAAGGACGTGGGCGCGAGCGACGTGCTGGTCACCGAGATCGAACGGCTCGTGGAGTAA
- a CDS encoding amidohydrolase: protein MSELLVSGGRVLRPDLTVERADVLVDQDSGDVAAVGEPGALSGDDELDASEGLVVPGLVNAHTHVAMTLLRGYADDKPLDAWLQEDIWPVEAELTPKDVRAGAELGLVEMIKSGTTALSDMYFHVDEIAGAVEQAGLRAVLGHTAVTVGKDEADAREDVQQSLDVAERLDGAADGRIRTTFQPHSLTTVGEELLREFVPAANDAGRPIHLHANETSDEVGPIVDEHGKRPLEYADDLGVLGPDTWIAHGVHVDEREIELLADTDTGVAHCPASNMKLASGMAPVQELLDAGVTVGLGTDGAASNNDLSMFDEMRDAAMIGKLAAEDASAMAAASVVEIATAGGAELLGFDSGRIEAGANADLAVVDLDQPHLTPAHDLVSHLVYAASGSDVRHTVCDGTVLMRDRDVKPFDEATVVERADEHATALVGRATE, encoded by the coding sequence ATGAGTGAACTCCTCGTTTCCGGCGGGCGGGTCCTCCGACCGGACCTGACCGTCGAACGCGCGGACGTACTGGTCGATCAGGACAGCGGCGACGTCGCGGCCGTCGGCGAGCCCGGCGCGCTCTCCGGCGACGACGAGCTGGACGCCAGCGAGGGACTGGTCGTGCCGGGGCTGGTCAACGCCCACACGCACGTGGCGATGACGCTGTTGCGGGGGTACGCCGACGACAAGCCACTGGACGCGTGGCTGCAAGAGGACATCTGGCCAGTCGAGGCGGAGTTGACCCCGAAGGACGTGCGGGCCGGTGCCGAACTCGGCCTGGTCGAGATGATCAAATCCGGGACGACGGCGCTCTCGGACATGTACTTCCACGTCGACGAGATCGCCGGGGCCGTCGAGCAGGCCGGCCTGCGGGCCGTGCTGGGCCACACCGCGGTCACCGTCGGCAAGGACGAGGCGGACGCACGCGAGGACGTCCAGCAGAGCCTCGACGTGGCCGAGCGCCTCGACGGCGCGGCCGACGGGCGAATTCGGACGACCTTCCAGCCCCACTCGCTGACGACCGTCGGGGAGGAGCTCCTCCGGGAGTTCGTCCCCGCGGCGAACGACGCCGGCCGGCCGATCCACCTGCACGCCAACGAGACGAGCGACGAGGTCGGCCCGATCGTCGACGAGCACGGCAAGCGGCCACTGGAGTACGCCGACGACCTGGGGGTGCTGGGTCCGGACACCTGGATCGCCCACGGCGTCCACGTCGACGAGCGAGAGATCGAGTTGCTGGCCGACACCGACACCGGCGTCGCCCACTGCCCGGCCTCGAACATGAAGCTCGCCAGCGGGATGGCACCCGTCCAGGAGCTGCTCGATGCCGGGGTCACGGTCGGGCTGGGGACGGACGGCGCGGCCTCGAACAACGACCTCTCGATGTTCGACGAGATGCGCGACGCCGCGATGATCGGCAAGCTCGCCGCCGAGGACGCGAGCGCGATGGCGGCAGCGAGCGTCGTCGAGATCGCCACGGCCGGCGGGGCCGAACTGCTCGGGTTCGACAGCGGGCGGATCGAAGCGGGCGCGAACGCCGACCTCGCCGTGGTCGACCTCGACCAGCCACACCTGACGCCGGCCCACGACCTCGTGAGCCACCTCGTCTACGCCGCCAGCGGGAGCGACGTGCGCCACACCGTCTGTGACGGAACGGTCCTGATGCGCGACCGGGACGTGAAACCGTTCGACGAAGCGACTGTCGTCGAGCGTGCAGACGAGCACGCGACGGCGCTGGTCGGGCGCGCGACGGAGTAG